The region agatgccTGGTGTCCACAGGACTCTGAGGACTCAAGTAGCCTCAAAGAGTCATCAGGAACCCAGTGAGGATGTTGGAGGAAGAGGCTCTGAGCCCCCTGCCCAGTCCCAAAACTCTGTCATGAGTTGGGACATGGTGATGTGGCTCCATTGGCCTTTTCTACCCACCTCTTGATTAGTCCCACAGGACCTATAAACATCCGAATCCCAGTTAATTATTCATTGCCTCTGGAGATAAAGAAATTCAGGCCTCCTCCACGACCATACAACTCTAGGTGGAGGGATGAaccaggtgggagagagagataaaagaCACACAGTGGCCTGTTGGTGATCTCTGTTTAAAATTGGATGCACCCCCACCAGACAGATGGGACAGTCCTGTCATTAGAGTTGGTCTGTAACAAGGGCTGGAATCAGACCCCAGGTCCCGGATGGAGGGAGGTGAGGGTGACCACTAGGGAGTGGAGATGGACTGGGTTGGGGGGGACCCAGCCAGACTTACTATCTGCCCAGCAGGTGATGCTCCACAGGAGGGTGAGGGTCAGCCACAGCAGCATGGTTTCTAGCTGGGGAATCAAGAGCTCCTGGAAAGAAGAGGACAGGCCATCTGCCTCTCAGAGGGGAGCCTCGCCTGACCTCAAGGTGTCCTATCTGTGGCCAGGGGCACCACCTTACCTGACCTGGAGGGACTTGTGGCCTGGTCCCGGCACTGGGGATTCTTGTGGTGCCTGGTCCCCCTCCCATCTGGCCCTTTATACCCTCCCAGGCCCTGTGGGCCCCTGTCCAGAAGGAAGGAGCAGAGGGGCTACTGGGGAGACAGGGAGGGGCTGGACAGTGGAGGCTCTTCCTGGGGGAGTGCCCTGAGCCACGCTGGGGGGGCTCCCGGATGTGCTGGGCTTATTGCTTGGCCCCGCGCCCTACACAAACAACACGGGACGTGACAGACATGTGTCTGTCGCCTCCTGTACTTTGTCCTAATCTGGAGTTGACCTTGACCTGGAGGTGGGGGAGCTTTTCTAAGAGCCCTTTCCACCTTGACCAAACAGGTTTCAACCCAAGGTGGGTGTAAGGGTCCACTGTATCCAGAAGTTTCACAGAGCCCAGAGCTTTTTCACCTTGTGCAGAACCTGGTTCAGGGCCTTATTCAGGCCTGGGCAGAGCCCTGTGTTCCCTGGGCTTTCTCCACTCAGAGAGCCGGAGTGGACAATACAATTCTGTGCACCTGGTGCCAGGTGGCAGAGACACCCCAGATGCTCCCTTGCATGTCCTGTCATGAGCAGACATCTGTGAGCTTTCCTTTGTGCTGGGTCTCAAAGTAGCTGGGGATGAACTGGATATAATGGGCTATGGGATTATGGATCAGCAGCTAGGATGTGCTGACAggaggcacagcaggtgggggAGAGGGTGATTCTCCAAACTTGTTCTACTGAGAGCACCTGAGGCCAGGATGAGGGATTAAACTTCATTTGGAAGATAACAGGGTGCTTGTTGAGGGGTCAGGATCTGGGGACCCTCCTGGCGTCCAGGCTTTCTGTGACCGGATGGAGCTAAGACTGTCAGCAGAACCTCCCTGGCCATTGGAAAGAGCCACGGGGTCACAGTCATCAACGAAGGGTGTGATTGTGGCTGTAGAGCTGGATCAGATGAGGTTGGAGTCCTGGCTTCCTTTCATTCTAATTGTGCCCTTTTGGGAGCTCATGTCACCTCCATGTGCTTCAGCTGTTCTCCCTGTGATAAGCAGACAGCAATAGAAGCTCTTTGCAGGGTACTCTGGGAATCACTGAGAACCTTCTCCATCCAAGGACCTGAACCTTGGATGGTTGGAAGGTTTAGACCTGCAGGCAGGTCTGCAAGTGGTTCTTTGAGCAGCCTCTGAAATCTCCCAAGATTAGGAACAACAGACCTGTCCCCTAGGTTACAGGACTGGTGGTGACCTCGCTATGGTGGAGAAATGCACAGGCTGGAGAAGGAACACGGCCCCCAGGCTGTGCTGATGTGTTGCCATAAGAGACAGGCTGGGTGTGGACCAGAGTGTCCAGAACACCCCATTTGGTTACAGGGAGCAGAGGTGCAGAGCATGGCCTGGCATGTTCACAGCCTCACTTGGGAAGTGCTGGCTCACCAGGAACTGGGGGCACTGCCCTCACTGGGAGAGCAGCAGTGGGGAGTCTGCGGTTAGCAGGGGAAGGCCCTGTCTACTGGGCTTTGATTCCTTACATGAGGTTCCTATGCCAGGAATCACCACATATGGCCCACACGCCAGTTTGACTGTTTTTGCACAACCCGAGAGCTGATAACCctgtctatattttaaaatgtttacaaaaagtTCAAAAGAATTTTGACAAGTCAAAAAGCCTGAAATTCCAATGCCATTGCTAATAAGTATGTTATTGccaatttatttacatattgtcttGTGCTGAATCAAGGCGGCAAAGGCAAAGCTGGCCATTGTGACAGAGAATTTATGACCCAGAATACCAAAAACGTGTGGCCCTTCACCCACAAAGTCAGGATTCCTGGTGAATCCCTATTTCCTACCCTGGAACTGATCCAGCCCTGTCCGTGGTGCTGGCGGCTGGAGGTTTAGGGGTGGAGCGGGTTTGAAATTCATATAACAACCAACTTTTAGTGGGGAGAAGGCAGCagagagctttgtccagaaggcTGCACCCTTTCTTTTgggcctgtgctggtctccctgGAGAAGCTCTTTAGTGCTCATGTCCCCCCTCAACCCCGTTACTCACATTGCAAACTTGAGAACCCCCTACCCAGACCTCCAAAGCtcttcaccccacccccagaggcCTTCAGCCTCATAAATGCAGCAGAGCATAACCTGGGAACAGCAAGGCCAGCAGGCTCAGAGGGACAGAGAACCCCTACTGAGGCCCTGGAATGTCCTACGTGTGAAGGAGGCAGAAGCCACCTAAGACCTTGGCAGGGTCTGGAGGAAGGTGTTCGAGGTGGGGGGGCGTAAAGGGGGCTTGTGTTTCTGTCCTAGCCCAGCCTCGTGCACTTTTTTGGTAATGCTGCCAGCTCAGATTCCTTCCTTTCAGCTGCAGGCTAGCAGGGCTTGGTGCCCAGGAGGAAGGTCTGTCTGGGCCAGGACTCCAAAATGTATCTGGCGtgggagatggaggaagagacAGTTGCCAGCTGGAAAATGGAGGTGTTAGGGGACTTGCCAGAGAGCACACAGCAGGTATACATTCATATTGTGCATAAGCGTGTAGGTAAGGGATGCCCATGAACACAGTTGCCCTCAAAATGCATGTGTGCATCACAGGCTCATAGGCAGATGCACCTTCAAACACACACAGCTGCCCAGCTACCCCTACACACAGAGGCTTGCACACACATCTTTCACAGGTGGGCACCATGCACACCTAAGCAGAAAGCCCCAACCTGGAGGAGTTATatcctggcttgcagacggccgcctTCACACTCTGTCCACCTGTGGCAGAGATAGCCAGCTCTCTGGAATCTCCTTAATAAGGGCTCTGATCCCATcctgagggccccacccttaggACAGGACCTCACCCTATGGAATTCCCAAAGGGCCCATCTCCCAACAACCATCACTCTTCAGCAAACATATGCGTCTGCAGGGGACCCACAACATTCAGTTCACAACAGTATCTCTATGCCATCCTAATGTGTTTCCCTGCCTCTGTGTTTCCTGCAAATTGGTAGTTGTATCCAAAAGCTTGAGCAAATTCAAGTTGATTTTTCTGGACAAGATCCTTCAGAGCCGGAGGTGTGTCTTCTGTTGGGGTGCATGGTGCACACTTGTCTCCTGGTGATGGCAGCAGCTGTTGGAAATCATTGCCACAATCAATTAGTTCATTCCATTGCAACAGGGTGCTATTCTCTCGTTCCTCCTCTCTTTATTAGCTAGAATTGGTTCCAAAAGGGTAATTTCTCCTCTTCCAATTAATTAGCTTGAGGTACATTTCACATACTACAGGAAAGACCAAAACTGCTTGATAATTAATTGACTTTATATGCTTAATTACCAATCTGCAAAATAATGAGTTATTTCCTTAGCCTACTCCACAAATAACAAATCAAAACTTTTTGTGGTATCATCACGAACTCAAGGATTTACAGTGTCTGTGAGCTGCCGTGTCATCTGGGAAGAAGGGAGTCAGGGGGTTGGCCAATACTTAAAGGGACCTGAGTATCCCTGGGTGGGTTGGGGAGAAGAGAGTTGGCCGTCCCTTAGCAGTGAGCAGATATCCCAGGTCCCCCAGACACAGTGGGTGGCCGGTCGCCTGCAGGATGACAAGCCTTCCATGTGTCAGGTGGGGGCGGCCTGACGAGGTCCGCTGACCACTGGCCCCTAGGAGGGACTGGCCTCAGATGGCTGTGCTCTCCCCCGGCCTCCTCATACACAGTGACTGTAGGACCAGAACAGTGACCCAGCCTCCCTGTTCTGTCTTGTTCTAGGGCCCCCAGGGATGAGCTGCCTCCAGGTCAGGACCAGCCCTGGACATCCCAGCAAAGGGTCCATGTGCCTAGGAGGTGCATGGAGTAGAGAGTGAGAGGAGGACATACATCTGATGGTGGAGACTGGGCCCCATTTCCACCTGTGGTCCATCCACACTGTGCAGCCGCTCCACGGATGCCAGGAAGATTGTGAGAAACCAAGGTTCCCAGGAAGGACCGGTTAGCTGAGGGTGAACAGAAGGGGCACGTGGTGGGGATGCCTCACCCTCCCCAGCTAGGTGCCCAGGGCGTTACTGCCTCCTCTGGGGACTGGGGTGGCTGGAGGGAGGCCACAGGGCTCCTCCCCTCACTCCCAGCAACTGTGGCCTGTTCTCTTCtaggtctttatttatttattcatttggtgGCTTGTGAACAGCTGTGCTTGGTTACAAGGGACGGCATCGGCAGTGAGAGTGAAGGGGCATCTCTATCCTGAGGCCTGGGACCCACCGACAATTGCAGTACGGTACACGAGACCCAGGGTCTGGGCAGGTAGAAAGCTGCCCGGGTGCGCTGACTCCTGCTGTTGCGGGTCCTTGTGTTCCTGCCACGGCTGCTGCTTCTGCCGTGGTCCTTGTGGTTGCTGACTCGTTGCTGTGTTGTGGTTCTCACCACTGCTGCTCCGGTGGTTGCCGTCCCCACCAAGGACTCTGGGAGGTGGCTGTCCCCGCGGCCCTGAGGCTGttgtggtgctgctgctgctgagcaGTGGTGGTCCAGTGGGGATTGCCCCTGGTGCAGACTCCCTGGGCAGCCCTCCCACTCCCCATGTCCCTCTTACCAAACAGACCCTGTGGAAGATCACAGGCTGGGGTCCACCCAGGGGAGAATTAAGCATGATGGGTCCTGACCAGCCCCTCCACCTGGACCAGGGCAGGTATGACCAGGACAGTTCTCTACCACAGCTCGTGGGTCCATCTTCTCAGCCCACCTACCATTTAAGCTCTAGTTGAGGACCCATGCTCTCCCCACTGAGGGACCTCTTGGCCAAGGTGACCAGCCAGGTGGGACTTTGGGGCCTTGGGCCAGTATCCAGGCTTCTGCCTGTGGTAGGGTGATACTGAGATTAAGGTGATGCTGAGAGGCTGAGAGATTAGCAGGAGCTGCTCGGTTCCCAGGTGGGAACCTTCATGCCTTAGGCTTGAAGATGTTCCCTGAACCCCTGCCTCCTGactctgggaggtgggaggaggtgggtgggcagggggcaggaTGTCCTGTCCTAGTGATGTTTTCCAGGAGGTGGCCGTGCCCATCCTGGTCTGAGAGATATGCCAGCAGATGACCACCTGGGACAGCCTAGTGTCCTCAGGAAGTGCCTTGTCCAGGATGTGTTCTGTGTATCTTTTTGGGGGCAAGGAAGCCTCCTGCCAGGTGACAGCCACTCTGGCCCCCCTCCAGGTTCACTGTGTCCTGGCTGAGTCCCCACCCGACACACTGGGGTCCAGAAGAACAGCCTCCTTGCCGAGGACCTGTGGTCTCAGCAGAGGGTACAGAGGCACATGGGCCCCAGATGGCCTGGTGCTCAGGTcccgccctcccctgccccagggtgAGTGTGAGGGCCGCTGGTCTTTCCCATCTATGGGACTTGGAAGCAGGTCAGGACTGTAAGCTGGGAATTAGATGCACTGGGCGTTACCAGCTTGGTGTCTACACCCATGTGCAACCCACACAGACGGGGTTGGCAGAACCCAGGCTGAGTGACACTCAGGCACAACCGGGACTACTTGGTGCTCCCGCTGGATCCATTGTCCTTCCTCTTATTGGGGTCCCTGTGAACCCTGAGTGATGGAGTCTAGATTCACCCTTCTGGTGGGATTTGAAATTCAGGAAGCTTGAAGATAACACACTAAAATGGATCtcaaacacaggatttgaaagtGACATTTCCAGAGCACTTAAAAGACCCCAGACTCACCCCAGATACCTGACCTTGCTTGTGCTGTCGTCTGCACTACAACTGCTGAGCTGGTGCCACTGTCtgctcctcttccccctcctcccctcctcctcctccacttcacaCTCTCCTCTAAATCCTCCTCTTATCCTACCTGACCCTGGTCTAAGCAGTGATGCTGGGGAGTCAGTGCTGTCACTCTTCCAATCAACACTGTCCCATTTCAGACCTTTGATGTTGCTGCACCAGGACGCAGGGGACATGGTCCCCGTCACAGCCGCCAGCCCCAAGAAGGTGGGCACCGTGAAAGGGGTGAAGTGTCTTCAGGACTGAAACTGATTTTCCCTTTAGCAAGCCAGGGGCAAGGAACTCATTACACAACAGAACTGGCCCTCTGGCATCAGGGAGCAGCTGCCAAGGTGGGATGGGACGTCCCCAGCCCAGCCCGGTGGCTTCTCACTGATGCTGAAGGAAGAAATATCTGCAAAGCACCTGCGGACACACCATCCACACAGGTCTCATGTGTGTCCTCTGAACACCTGTGCTTTTATTATTGACACAGGAAAGGGCAAATCTACAAACAaccaataattttttaattgaagtttcgtcgatttataatgttgtgttagtatctagtgtatagcatagtgatttagttatgtatgtatatattcttttttcattataggttattacaaggtattgaatgtagctccctgtgctgtacaataggaccCTGTTGTTAATTCTGTATATAGGAATtagtgtctgctaatcccaaactcctaatttatccctccccctcccctttcccccttggtaaccataagtttgttttctatgtatatcagtctgtttctgtttcataaataagttgaTTTCTATCAtaatttttagattctacatgtaagtgatatcatatgataattgtgtttctgacttacttcgcttagtatgataagctcaaggtccatccatgttgttgcaaatagcactatttcatccttttttatgactgagtagttttccattgtatatatgtaccaccacttctttattcaATGATCTGACAATGGACTTTatgttgtttccatctcttggccattgcaaatagtgctgctatgaacactggggtgcatgtatctttttgaattagagttttgtcCTGATAcatgccaggagtgggattgctggatcagaaaGTACCTCTATTTGTAGTTATTaatggaacctccatactgtcttccataggaGCCACACctaattacattcctaccaacagtgtaggagagttcccttttcttcacaccctctccagcatttaacaTCTGTGAACTTttaaatgatgaccattctgatcaatgtgaggtgattcctcattgtAGTCTGATTTGCAGTTTTTGATAATTAGCAATTCTGAGTAACTTTTTCtctgcctattggctatttgtctgtcgtctttggagaaacgtctattTAGTACTTCTGTCTATTTTCTGATTGtctttgttggttggttggttttttgttatttggttatatgagctgtttgtgtattctggaaatcaagtTCTAgacagtcacatcatttgcaattattttctcccagtccatagactgtctttttgttctgtttatgatttcctttgttgttcaaaagcttataaatttgattggtcccatttgtttacttttgcttttgtttctattgccttgggaggctGACCTAGgataacattgctacaatttattttAGAGAGTATTTTGCCTTTGTTCTCTTCTGGGAGATTTAGGGTGTCCCATCTACTATttattaagtctttaagccattttgagtgttTATTTGTGtctggtgtgagagagtgttctacaTTCACTGATATACACGCAGCTGTCCAGCTtgcccaacaccacttgccaaagagactggcttttctccattgtatattctttcctcctttctccaagATTAATGGgctataggtgtgtgggtttatttctgggctctcaattcggatccattgatctatatgtctgtttttgcaaagACCCATAATTTTGAAGTAGTGCTTACTGTGAATTTCAAGATAGCTGGGATGACGGTAATTGACATGATGAGGTCACAGGCGCTGTTAAAGTGGTGTCCGAGGTCCCTTTCACACCAAAGGAATATGAAATTACCAgcagaaaacaatgaaatatcagtgCTTTTTCCTTCATGCAAGTTCATGGATTCCTGAATTTTTCACACAGATTCCAGGTTAAGAACCACTAAGTGTCTCTCAACCAATGTTTAAAATTCcagtaaaaatagaaaagaggaaaatgccaGCCAGAGAGATGAGGATTGGTGGGGAGATCCCTGCTTGGTCAGGGATTCTGAGCCCAGACTCTGCACCCAGACCACCTCAACTTGAAACCCAGTGCTGCCACTTAGTGCTGTGTGACCAGGCCAACCCACtctgctctctgtgcctcagtttcttcctcataTATGTGGAGATAATAGAAGTCTTGTCCTTCAAGGCCTGCTGTGGCAGGGAGTGTCGGTGGAACGGGGCTGGGCACATTGAACATAGTTGAGGATTGGCTATTGCAGTTTGACAGCTGTGCTTGATTAAATGTGCCAGGTCTGGGATCTTATTTTTCCCTTGGGCTATCACAGATGGCCACCCTTGTAGCAGTACTGCCCTTGGCGACCCCTGGCCTGACTTTTGCCCTCATtgatcccttggcctggaatGCCCCTCTCCTTTGTCCCTGCCTGGCCAGGCCTCACTCAGACTTTAGGACTTAAGTCAGATGTTGCCTCCTCCAGTGCTTCCCTGAAGCACACCCAGCACCCTGCTTTATGGCTGGTGCCTATGAACAAAACCCCGTATCTGTCACTATCAACACAGATGCCACAACCAACTGGCACCATCTGCTTCTGCATCCTTTCCCCATGATATGCCTCCATCTGAGCACCTGGACCATTCTTCATTCTTCCAGTGTCCAGAAAGCCTATTGTGGGCCAGGTCTGGGCAAATGTATTGTGAGGGACTGAATGggtgaattaatgaatgagtgGTTTCCTCGAGGCCTTTTGCACACTCAGAGAACCCTGGAATTGAGcctgggcagcagaggccacctgGGTGGGCTTCAAGCAATGAGTAGGGCTTGGAGCCCCAAAACTTTATGGATTATGGGATCAACCCAAGGACTGCACAGACAAGTCCTTCATCCTGGGCAGAATCACAGAGACATCAGACCCATCACCTGCCTTATCCTGAAGCTCTGCTCAGTGAGCTCCACCCCAGAGGCCTCACCCCCCACAAGCTCAGAAGGCTCTGTTCATATCCCAGACTCAAGGACCATGCCTGGATACACTGTTCCAGCAGAAGCTTCATTTATTGGAGGATTCTGATTCAGGGTTGCAACTCAGATACCCAGGGCCAAGTACTCATCACCATCCAGGTGGCCTCCGCAAGGTCACATGTACCTAAGCCCTAGGGACCCAAGAACACTCATTCTTCGGAAGAGAGTGACTTGTGTTGAGCAGAGGTCATCCCACCTCAAGGGTAGTCCCACAGGAAGCCAATGCTCGTGAGGCCATAGAGGCGGTACTGCCCATAGACTCCAATGAGCACCTTCCTGTTCTGACTGGGGGTGGCAAAGAAGCCCTTGCCAACTTCCTTTCCAAATGAGGTCTTGTTTCCTCGGCTGGTGTATATGGTCAGGCGCTGGATGAATTTCCTGTACCTTCCAAAGATTCTTGTAATGTGTTCACCTGGCTGCAGGAGGAGTTCATAGGACTTCCCACCTGGGATTCCGTATTTTTCACTCCAGGAGGAGCCATACCTTACCTGGAtgctgggaggaagggggagtTTTGAATGCCCAGAATCCAGGGTGACTCACCACTCCCAGGTCCCCTAAACCCAGGCACCAGCCAGGAGGTCAGCCCTGTGCCTGCTGCGTAAGTCCCTGAATGCATGACTTTGAGTTCCTCAGACAGGCACATGGGTTCTCAACACTTACTCTGTCTCTTTCAGCCTCAGTGATTTGGGCTTTTTCCCCAGCCTCTCCAGGcctcatttcctcatctacaaagagGGAGTGGTTTGGGATGGGACAGTCACTGAGAGCAGGAGAGCTCCACAAGGTGCCCAGTCACCATGACCCTCAGGAGGTGCCAGCTGCTCTCATTGCTCAGAGCAGGGAGCTGTCCCTGAGCCAATCTCGGGCTTTTGGAGCCCCAGTCACTCCCACTGGACCAGGTGGCAGACCTGAGAAGCAGGGAACTCCCACACTCACGTGGAAGCAGAGGCCAGAATTGCAGGTGAAGGGAGAAAGAAGTGGATCTGGAGTgcaggagaggaagaggcagaggaaaaaggacaaaggaaaaaagatgccTGGTGTCCACAGGACTCTGAGGACTCAAGTAGCCTCAAAGAGTCATCAGGAACCCAGTGAGGATGTTGGAGGAAGAGGCTCTGAGCCCCCTGCCCAGTCCCAAAACTCTGTCGTGAGTTGGGACATGGTGACGTGGCTCCATTGGCCTTTTCTACCCACCTCTTGATTAGTCCCACAGGACCTATAAACACCCGAATCCCAGTTAATTCATCTTCATTGTTTTTGGAGATCATGAAATATGTGCCTCCTCCGGGACCAAACGTCTCTAGGTTGTTGAAtgaatcaggagggagagagagataaaagaCACACAGTGACATGTTGATGATCTCCTTTCAAAGTTAGATGCACCCCCTCCGGACAGTTTGGATAGTTCTGTCATTACACTAAGTCTGTGACAAGGGCTGGAATTAGACCCCTGGATGGAGGGAGGTGAGGGTGACCACCAGGGAGGGGGGATGGACTGCACGAGGTCCGATC is a window of Vicugna pacos chromosome 18, VicPac4, whole genome shotgun sequence DNA encoding:
- the LOC102538843 gene encoding pancreatic adenocarcinoma up-regulated factor-like, translated to MEGGPGTIRIPSARTRPQDPPGQGLLTPQLETMLLWLTLALLWSSTCWADETFGPGGGTYFMISKNNEDELTGIRVFIGPVGLIKSIQVRYGSSWSEKYGIPGGKSYELLLQPGEHITRIFGRYRKFIQRLTIYTSRGNKTSFGKEVGKGFFATPSQNRKVLIGVYGQYRLYGLTSIGFLWDYP